From Phaeodactylum tricornutum CCAP 1055/1 PHATR_bd_26x34 genomic scaffold, whole genome shotgun sequence:
GCGCAAGGCGTACGCAAAGTTATTTCGAGTTCTGGTGGCAACGCTGGATTGGCCGTCGCGACAGTTGGACAAAAGCTCGGCATCGAAGTCTCTGTGATTGTTCCGACTACCACGAAGCCTATGGTGATCGAGAAACTCCAATCTCTAGGAGCGCAGGTGACAGTACACGGTGAAAACTGGAATGCTGCGGATTCCTTGGCGAGACAAAAAGTGGCAGAGAGTTCGATGAATACTGCGTATGTATCGCCGTACGACAATCCACTCTTGTGGACGGGACATTCGACCCTTGTTGATGAGGTTTTAGACCAGCTTGAACGTAATTTGGGTGCGATCATCGTGAGTGTGGGCGGCGGTGGCCTACTTTGCGGGATTTTGGAAGGTCTGGCGCGACGAGGTTGCCCGCCGACCACCGTGATTGCGGCAGAAACGCAGGGCGCTGcttcgtttggaaaagcCCGGCAACAAGGGAAAATTGTCCGACTGAAGGCCATTGACAGTATTGCAACTTCCTTGGGCGCCCTGGAAGTGGCGCCGGCCGTTTTGAAACTCTCGAAAGAGCACGAAGACGCTGGTGGCAGAGTTTTAGATGCGCTCTGTACGGATGCCGAAGCCGTTGATGCGTGTTTACGTTTCGCACAAGATCATCGGATTTTGGTGGAACCAGCTTGTGGTGCGGCTTTGGCCGTGGCATACACGGAACGTCTGCGCAACGAATGCTTGTCGCAAATCACCGATGGCCCGATTGTTCTGGAAGTTTGTGGGGGCAGTGGAGTCAGCGTTGACTTGCTACACCAATGGAAGGCTCAATTCCTACTTTAGCTTAGGATCAGAGCGAGCACACTGGATTGTTTACACCATAAATTGACCTAACGTGTTTATCGCAGGTAATCACATTGTGTTCCGAGGAATTGGGAATGCACAGCATATATTTTAGAAAGGGTCATCGAGACTAGAGATAGTAAATTGAGGGCCAGTCTGCGATTGTGTTTCCAGCTG
This genomic window contains:
- the L-SD gene encoding l-serine ammonia-lyase (serine dehydratase. Cysteine, glycine, serine & threonine metabolism), whose amino-acid sequence is MTTQNENQLQASVADEARQQQLFHKTPLIKSIPISKIVGKDVYIKLDALQASGSFKDRGMGHLCSTLQAQGVRKVISSSGGNAGLAVATVGQKLGIEVSVIVPTTTKPMVIEKLQSLGAQVTVHGENWNAADSLARQKVAESSMNTAYVSPYDNPLLWTGHSTLVDEVLDQLERNLGAIIVSVGGGGLLCGILEGLARRGCPPTTVIAAETQGAASFGKARQQGKIVRLKAIDSIATSLGALEVAPAVLKLSKEHEDAGGRVLDALCTDAEAVDACLRFAQDHRILVEPACGAALAVAYTERLRNECLSQITDGPIVLEVCGGSGVSVDLLHQWKAQFLL